From a region of the Sulfuriferula plumbiphila genome:
- the hemB gene encoding porphobilinogen synthase: MRRMRRDDFSRRLMRENQLSVDDLIYPVFVLDGAGRTEIISSMPGVGRVSLDRLLEVAAHCVALGIPALALFPVIDPGLKTPGAEEAFNPDGLVPRTVRALKQQFPGLGVITDVALDPYTSHGQDGLIDTQGYVMNDATIAVLVQQALAHAEAGADVVAPSDMMDGRVGAIRNALDAAGYIHTRILAYAAKYASSFYGPFRDAVGSTANLGAGSKETYQMDPANSDEALREVALDIAEGADMVMVKPGMPYLDIVRRVKDTCGVPTYAYQVSGEYAMLKAAAANGWLDEKKCVLESLLSFKRAGADGILTYFAMDAAAWLRQAQSK; this comes from the coding sequence ATGCGGCGCATGCGCCGGGACGATTTTTCACGTCGGCTGATGCGCGAAAACCAGCTATCCGTGGATGACCTGATCTATCCGGTTTTCGTGCTGGATGGCGCGGGCCGAACTGAAATAATCAGTTCGATGCCGGGAGTGGGCCGGGTTTCTCTGGATCGGCTGCTGGAGGTGGCTGCGCACTGTGTCGCCCTGGGTATCCCGGCGCTGGCGCTATTCCCGGTAATCGATCCGGGATTGAAAACGCCGGGTGCGGAAGAGGCGTTTAACCCCGACGGCCTGGTGCCGCGCACTGTGCGTGCACTCAAGCAACAATTTCCCGGACTGGGCGTCATCACCGACGTCGCGCTCGATCCCTACACCAGCCATGGCCAGGACGGCCTGATCGACACACAGGGTTATGTGATGAATGATGCGACCATCGCCGTGCTGGTGCAGCAAGCCCTGGCTCACGCCGAAGCCGGAGCCGATGTGGTGGCACCATCCGACATGATGGATGGCCGGGTGGGCGCCATCCGTAATGCTCTCGATGCTGCGGGGTACATCCACACGCGTATTCTGGCGTATGCTGCCAAGTATGCTTCCAGCTTTTATGGGCCATTCCGTGATGCGGTGGGGTCCACCGCCAATCTGGGTGCGGGCAGCAAGGAAACTTACCAGATGGATCCCGCCAACAGCGACGAGGCACTGCGTGAAGTGGCGCTGGACATTGCGGAAGGGGCGGACATGGTCATGGTAAAACCGGGTATGCCCTATCTGGACATCGTGCGCCGGGTAAAGGATACCTGCGGTGTGCCGACCTATGCTTATCAGGTGAGCGGCGAATACGCCATGCTCAAGGCAGCCGCCGCCAATGGCTGGCTGGATGAAAAAAAATGTGTACTGGAATCTCTGCTATCCTTCAAGCGTGCCGGGGCGGACGGCATCCTCACCTACTTTGCCATGGATGCAGCAGCGTGGTTAAGGCAGGCCCAATCCAAATAG
- a CDS encoding DUF2845 domain-containing protein, producing MNTILILFVIAVVGWAVISSHLKKERLEARREALYSKYGDYEIVDKLMGGGIWQGQSAEQLTDSLGKPVDVDLKVLKTKSKEIWKYAQTGRGRYALRVTLENDVVVGWDKKA from the coding sequence ATGAACACCATACTCATACTATTCGTAATCGCAGTTGTCGGATGGGCTGTAATTTCAAGTCATTTGAAAAAGGAACGACTCGAAGCCCGTCGCGAAGCTCTGTATTCGAAGTATGGAGACTATGAAATTGTTGATAAGCTCATGGGCGGTGGCATCTGGCAAGGACAGAGCGCTGAGCAGCTGACTGACTCTTTGGGAAAACCTGTTGATGTGGACTTAAAAGTTCTCAAAACAAAATCCAAAGAAATATGGAAGTACGCTCAAACAGGACGTGGGCGATATGCACTTCGCGTCACGCTTGAAAACGATGTTGTAGTCGGGTGGGACAAGAAGGCTTAA
- a CDS encoding cytochrome c biogenesis protein ResB: protein MSKSSATFAKSVYELMSSMRFAISLLTVLAIASIIGTVLQQNEPYQNYIIQFGQYWFTVFEWLGLYDVYRTTWFVTILAFLVASTSTCIYRNLPSMLREIRSYREQASENSLRHFQHHAEFTAPAPALEALTQYLTEQGYRYKQRALDNGAGTLLAAKVGSVNRLGYIFTHAAIVIICLGALLDSNIPLKIEQAFGLKRIETRDIPESQVPAASRLAPDSLSFRGNVTIPEGSSADVVFLNIADGYMVQDLPFTIALKKFHIEHYSTGQPKSFASDIAILDKATGKPLLQHTITVNHPLIYDGIAIFQASFGDGGTRLKMNGWNLFNPGSKPFEVNGAVNSNTKISANNQQYTLEFTDFRPFNIENTGATPAPRQQNQDARSLMGGNAVADKTNLHNVGPSFQYKVRDAQGQAREYNNYMLPLLIDKRWYMLSGVRNTPGEPLHYIRFPLDPQRRLGGFMRLRGIMLDPARHAEIARRFAASALQGGKMPVDVRTKLADSTTKVLDLFGKGGYQALSDFIEKHIPAAERDRAAQTYLKILELSTFEAYIMAQQQAGAPAPKADEETGWFIRDSLNSISDIFFYGAPVYLQLAEYDQVNASGLQLTRSPGENIVFGGSALLVMGIFAMFFIRERRLWLLVKPGHVLFAMSSNRKTLDFEKEFERHKQRISEIVKD, encoded by the coding sequence ATGAGTAAATCTTCCGCCACCTTCGCAAAATCAGTGTACGAGCTGATGAGCTCGATGCGCTTCGCCATCAGCTTGCTCACCGTGCTGGCCATTGCCTCAATCATTGGTACGGTGCTCCAGCAGAACGAGCCTTACCAGAACTACATCATCCAGTTCGGTCAGTACTGGTTTACCGTATTTGAATGGCTGGGTCTGTATGATGTTTACCGCACAACCTGGTTTGTGACCATTCTGGCTTTCCTGGTCGCATCCACCAGCACCTGCATTTACCGCAATCTGCCCAGCATGCTGCGCGAGATACGCAGCTACCGCGAACAGGCCAGCGAAAACTCGCTACGGCACTTCCAGCATCATGCAGAATTCACTGCGCCGGCCCCAGCGCTTGAGGCGTTGACCCAATACCTGACCGAGCAAGGCTATCGTTACAAACAGCGCGCACTGGATAACGGCGCAGGCACCCTGCTGGCAGCCAAAGTCGGTAGCGTCAACCGGCTCGGTTATATCTTCACCCATGCCGCTATCGTGATCATCTGCCTCGGCGCGCTGCTGGACAGCAATATCCCGCTCAAGATTGAACAGGCGTTTGGCCTGAAACGCATTGAAACGCGCGACATCCCCGAAAGCCAGGTGCCTGCTGCCAGTCGCCTGGCGCCTGACAGCCTGTCGTTTCGCGGCAATGTCACCATCCCCGAGGGATCCAGCGCCGACGTGGTGTTTCTGAATATCGCCGATGGCTACATGGTGCAGGATCTGCCATTCACCATCGCGCTGAAGAAATTCCACATTGAGCATTACAGCACCGGGCAACCGAAAAGCTTTGCCAGCGACATTGCCATTCTCGATAAAGCCACCGGCAAGCCGTTGCTGCAACACACCATTACTGTCAATCATCCACTCATCTATGACGGCATTGCCATTTTCCAGGCTAGCTTTGGCGATGGCGGAACCAGGCTGAAAATGAATGGCTGGAATCTGTTCAACCCCGGCAGCAAGCCGTTCGAGGTAAATGGCGCGGTGAACAGCAATACCAAGATCTCTGCCAATAATCAGCAATACACACTGGAATTCACCGATTTTCGTCCCTTCAATATCGAAAATACCGGCGCGACGCCGGCGCCCCGGCAACAGAATCAAGATGCGCGCAGCCTGATGGGCGGCAATGCGGTCGCCGACAAGACCAATCTGCACAACGTCGGGCCCAGTTTCCAGTACAAGGTGCGCGATGCCCAGGGCCAGGCACGCGAGTACAACAACTATATGCTGCCCTTACTCATCGACAAACGCTGGTACATGCTCTCCGGCGTGCGCAACACACCCGGCGAGCCACTCCACTACATCCGCTTTCCACTCGATCCGCAGCGGCGCCTCGGCGGCTTCATGCGCCTGCGCGGCATCATGCTCGACCCTGCCCGGCATGCTGAAATTGCACGCCGTTTCGCCGCCAGTGCATTACAGGGCGGCAAAATGCCGGTCGACGTGCGCACCAAACTGGCTGACAGCACGACCAAAGTGCTGGATCTGTTTGGCAAGGGCGGTTATCAGGCACTGTCCGATTTTATCGAAAAACATATTCCGGCCGCCGAGCGTGACCGCGCTGCGCAGACCTATCTGAAAATTCTCGAGTTATCCACGTTTGAAGCCTACATCATGGCGCAGCAACAGGCGGGAGCGCCGGCGCCCAAAGCCGACGAGGAAACCGGCTGGTTTATCCGCGATTCGCTCAACAGCATCAGCGATATCTTTTTCTACGGCGCGCCCGTTTACCTGCAGCTTGCCGAATATGACCAGGTCAACGCCAGCGGCCTGCAGTTGACACGTTCACCCGGCGAGAATATTGTTTTCGGCGGCTCTGCCCTGTTGGTAATGGGCATATTTGCCATGTTCTTTATCAGGGAACGAAGGCTGTGGCTGCTCGTCAAACCCGGGCATGTCTTGTTTGCCATGTCCAGCAACCGCAAAACCCTGGATTTTGAAAAAGAATTCGAGCGCCATAAACAGCGCATCTCTGAAATCGTGAAGGACTGA
- a CDS encoding tellurite resistance TerB family protein encodes MASPSFTHRATVVILTISAIFVLIEIGGIVATLLWVGLLIWLIGQIGKWGASPTKKTQETKISTPTFEVQASITREADGNKLQQLAVPDNLWIKPGDTVEIHGLKFESGFLYVGKSLSSVGSAYQEEPALLNPKYQIQDILAADYRVAQLSYWSSYAQASPEARTAYLHWLLKGKNDPDADIGYIFLYYYGLERRALADTESSSQAKAELPAIEQEVRRLLSLYNKGSFQHHASTFLDYLDSANNSEKVYLQVPPQLERKPQGLPFTVKLALGQLAQDSQPVPAEWAYTWIMAEPSIRLRTPAHRCDTEFHTLFKHRYQEKFGTGLKLTKNKTRLKLTYQAASPTFSKRSFTRTLDLPDISVVSSPLKLLQAIVDQCMADLDAYSRFLGRSPDKANTFEAQLELPTVVWPEQYTKQLLQIKTLIEAAPLPLAILSAKFRAWFPDWNDFSKPRMTLFAQRITELGLAMEPDPRFGGAVLSEAGYVVLFTDDGSFAKPNQRYFIASLSLHLAVSVSTVEGDPGASEKELLTTQLEKWLHLEPSEKQRLRAHLRWLLTEKPGLNGIQKRIEMLSAEAKSALGNFLTEVAQVDNQVTPAEVKMLEKIFKLLELDTKHLYSTLQPVPNEPVTVRTSTSEPSGHSIPKPPQRAGGVLQLDMSKVAALKAESEKVSAILGAIFTEEPALEKAAEAVSTAKISDNAEQGIMGLDSAHSDLVKLLSSRMEWSRMELEEIMTDRGLMLDGALEQINDAAFDHVDMPFTESDDPIEINQDAVKKIYA; translated from the coding sequence ATGGCTAGCCCTTCTTTTACCCACCGTGCAACGGTCGTCATTCTGACGATTTCTGCGATTTTTGTATTGATTGAAATCGGCGGTATAGTTGCTACATTACTTTGGGTAGGCTTGCTTATTTGGTTAATTGGCCAGATTGGTAAATGGGGTGCGTCGCCAACCAAGAAAACCCAGGAAACTAAAATCTCTACGCCCACGTTTGAGGTACAGGCAAGCATTACGCGTGAAGCTGACGGGAATAAACTGCAACAGCTGGCCGTACCCGATAATCTCTGGATAAAGCCAGGCGACACGGTAGAGATTCACGGTTTAAAATTTGAAAGCGGATTTTTATATGTTGGAAAAAGTCTGTCTTCTGTTGGTAGTGCTTATCAAGAAGAGCCAGCGCTCCTCAACCCGAAATATCAAATACAAGACATTCTCGCTGCGGATTACCGGGTAGCCCAATTATCGTATTGGTCCTCTTATGCTCAGGCATCCCCCGAAGCTCGCACTGCTTACCTGCATTGGCTTCTGAAGGGGAAAAATGACCCCGATGCGGATATCGGCTACATATTCCTGTACTACTATGGACTGGAGCGTAGGGCCTTAGCTGACACCGAATCCAGCTCTCAAGCTAAAGCCGAGCTGCCCGCAATTGAACAAGAGGTTCGCCGGCTTCTGTCCCTTTATAATAAAGGTTCATTTCAGCACCATGCCTCCACGTTTTTGGATTATCTGGACAGCGCTAACAACTCAGAAAAAGTTTACTTGCAGGTGCCTCCACAACTTGAACGCAAGCCGCAGGGACTCCCCTTTACCGTGAAACTTGCATTAGGGCAATTGGCACAGGATTCACAGCCAGTTCCTGCTGAATGGGCTTACACTTGGATTATGGCAGAGCCCTCCATCCGGTTACGCACACCGGCTCACCGTTGCGATACAGAGTTCCACACCCTCTTCAAGCATCGCTACCAAGAAAAATTCGGAACCGGACTAAAACTAACTAAAAACAAAACGCGCCTGAAATTGACATATCAGGCAGCCAGCCCCACGTTCTCGAAAAGAAGTTTTACCCGAACGTTGGACCTGCCTGACATTTCTGTCGTAAGCAGCCCATTGAAGCTACTACAGGCCATTGTGGATCAGTGTATGGCCGATCTGGATGCATATAGCCGCTTCTTGGGCCGCAGTCCGGACAAAGCCAACACCTTTGAAGCCCAGCTGGAACTGCCCACCGTTGTATGGCCAGAGCAATACACAAAACAACTTCTGCAAATCAAAACGCTCATTGAAGCAGCTCCGCTTCCGCTTGCTATTCTCTCAGCAAAATTTCGGGCATGGTTCCCTGACTGGAACGATTTTTCAAAACCACGCATGACCCTCTTTGCACAGCGAATTACAGAACTGGGCCTAGCTATGGAGCCGGATCCTCGCTTTGGGGGTGCAGTTTTATCTGAAGCGGGTTATGTGGTTTTGTTTACAGACGATGGCAGCTTTGCCAAGCCTAATCAGCGTTACTTTATTGCGTCACTTTCCTTACATCTGGCTGTATCCGTATCGACCGTAGAGGGTGACCCAGGCGCATCGGAAAAAGAATTGCTTACAACGCAACTGGAGAAATGGTTGCATCTGGAGCCTTCAGAGAAACAACGGCTTCGTGCTCATTTACGATGGTTACTGACGGAGAAGCCCGGGCTCAATGGCATCCAGAAACGTATTGAAATGCTGTCAGCTGAGGCCAAATCGGCACTGGGAAATTTTCTTACAGAAGTGGCGCAAGTTGACAATCAAGTTACCCCGGCAGAAGTCAAAATGCTGGAAAAAATATTCAAGCTGTTGGAATTGGACACGAAGCACCTTTACAGCACTTTGCAGCCGGTCCCTAACGAGCCGGTTACAGTTCGCACATCCACATCGGAACCCAGCGGACATTCCATCCCTAAGCCTCCACAAAGGGCTGGCGGGGTGCTGCAATTGGATATGAGCAAGGTAGCAGCGCTTAAGGCCGAATCAGAAAAAGTTAGCGCAATTTTAGGGGCCATTTTTACCGAGGAGCCTGCCCTAGAAAAGGCTGCCGAAGCCGTGTCGACAGCGAAGATATCCGACAATGCAGAACAAGGGATAATGGGGCTCGATTCGGCGCATTCGGATTTAGTGAAATTGTTGTCCTCTCGAATGGAGTGGTCCCGTATGGAGTTAGAAGAGATTATGACCGATCGCGGGCTGATGTTGGACGGAGCACTCGAACAGATTAATGATGCAGCGTTTGACCATGTAGATATGCCTTTCACCGAAAGTGATGATCCCATTGAAATCAATCAGGACGCAGTGAAGAAGATTTACGCATGA
- the yihA gene encoding ribosome biogenesis GTP-binding protein YihA/YsxC has product MNLFQQAVFYTTVNHLRDLPAESAVEVAFAGRSNAGKSSAINTLANRTRLAFVSKTPGRTQHINYFSLGHNRFLVDLPGYGYAKVPGAIKDHWRELLAQYLAQRAQLAGLILIMDSRHPMTELDRQMLEWFLPTGKPVHCLLTKSDKLNRSDSIAALRFVQKELATLSPLYTAQLFSSPKRLGMDEVGEVFARWLGISANDGHKKAPVKGE; this is encoded by the coding sequence ATGAACCTATTTCAGCAAGCAGTGTTTTACACCACGGTTAATCACTTGCGCGACCTGCCCGCAGAAAGCGCAGTCGAGGTGGCTTTTGCCGGGCGCTCCAATGCCGGTAAATCAAGCGCAATCAATACCCTGGCCAACCGTACCCGGCTGGCGTTTGTCAGCAAAACACCAGGGCGCACCCAGCACATCAATTATTTCAGCCTGGGGCACAACCGCTTTCTGGTGGATCTGCCCGGCTACGGCTATGCCAAAGTGCCGGGTGCCATCAAGGATCACTGGCGCGAGTTGCTGGCGCAGTATCTGGCGCAGCGTGCGCAGCTTGCCGGCCTGATCCTGATTATGGATTCACGGCATCCGATGACCGAGCTGGACCGGCAGATGCTGGAATGGTTTCTGCCCACCGGCAAGCCGGTGCACTGCTTGCTGACCAAAAGTGACAAGCTGAATCGCAGCGATTCCATTGCCGCTTTGCGATTCGTGCAAAAGGAACTTGCGACCTTGTCGCCGCTCTACACAGCGCAGTTATTTTCCAGTCCCAAGCGTTTGGGGATGGATGAAGTGGGTGAGGTGTTTGCGCGCTGGCTCGGCATCAGCGCAAATGACGGGCATAAAAAAGCCCCGGTTAAAGGGGAGTAA
- a CDS encoding IS5 family transposase — MKQTTLDINLSLKKTRKREFLEQMEQVVPWAALVGLIAPYYPKGTNGRPPFSLETMLRIHFMQQWFTLSDPGMEEAFFDIPLYREFARLEDYARLPDESTILRFRHRLEKHQLADRILSTINELLIQRGLLLKAGTVVDATLIAAPTSTKNADKARDPEMHSTQKGRQWYFGMKAHIGADAESGLVHTVRGTAAHVNDVTEGNDLLQGLETDVFADAGYQGADKRPNAQARVTWHVAMRPGKRRALDKDKPTDALIDQVEKLKAGIRAKVEHPFRVIKRQFGYVKVRYRGLKKNTAQLVTLFALSNLWMVRSKLIETQG; from the coding sequence ATGAAACAAACCACACTGGATATCAACCTGAGCCTCAAGAAGACCCGCAAGCGCGAGTTTCTGGAGCAGATGGAACAAGTCGTGCCCTGGGCAGCGCTGGTCGGGCTGATTGCCCCGTACTATCCCAAAGGCACCAATGGCCGCCCACCGTTTTCTCTGGAAACCATGTTGCGCATCCACTTCATGCAGCAATGGTTCACCTTGTCCGACCCGGGCATGGAAGAAGCCTTCTTCGACATCCCTCTATACCGCGAATTTGCCCGGCTTGAAGACTACGCCCGCCTGCCCGACGAGAGCACCATCCTGCGTTTCCGCCATCGGCTGGAAAAGCACCAGCTCGCAGACCGCATTCTATCCACCATCAACGAACTGCTGATCCAGCGTGGCCTGCTGCTCAAAGCGGGCACTGTGGTAGACGCCACCCTGATTGCAGCGCCCACCTCCACCAAGAACGCCGACAAGGCACGCGACCCCGAAATGCACTCCACCCAGAAGGGCCGGCAGTGGTACTTCGGCATGAAAGCCCACATTGGCGCCGATGCCGAGTCCGGGCTGGTGCACACCGTGCGCGGCACTGCCGCGCATGTGAACGACGTGACCGAAGGCAACGACCTGTTGCAGGGCCTGGAGACGGATGTCTTTGCCGACGCAGGCTACCAGGGCGCAGACAAACGCCCGAATGCCCAAGCCCGCGTCACCTGGCACGTGGCCATGCGCCCGGGCAAGCGCCGTGCGCTGGACAAGGACAAACCCACAGACGCGCTGATTGACCAGGTCGAGAAACTCAAGGCCGGCATTCGAGCCAAGGTAGAGCACCCGTTCCGGGTGATCAAGCGCCAGTTTGGCTACGTGAAGGTGCGCTACCGCGGCCTCAAGAAGAACACAGCGCAGCTTGTCACGCTGTTTGCGCTGTCCAACTTGTGGATGGTACGAAGCAAGTTGATCGAGACTCAGGGATGA
- the ccsB gene encoding c-type cytochrome biogenesis protein CcsB produces the protein MELTQTAPQESFFKRLSWFDWLFAAFLIGGAGYALNLYSSYMNVYDKSILLAAVGVFSVLGWNWKPIRPLMIAVAVLSLFAISDYHGDLARANQAFFLKYLFASQSAIMWMSALFVMATLSYWISLASRSEFAARVGSGLSWAAILMGLVGMMVRWYESYLISPDVGHIPISNLYEVFILFSIITALLYLHYERLYNNRQLGAFVLPVISAAVGFLLWYAFDRQAQEIQPLVPALQSYWMKIHVPANFIGYGSFSLAAMVGIAYLLASKGILASRLPKLEVLDDVMYKSIAVGFGFFTVATILGSLWAAEAWGGYWSWDPKETWALIVWLNYAAWLHIRLVKGLRGPMLAWWAVVGLFVTLFAFLGVNMFLSGLHSYGTL, from the coding sequence ATGGAATTGACCCAAACCGCTCCGCAGGAATCATTTTTCAAGCGCCTGTCGTGGTTCGACTGGTTATTCGCCGCGTTTCTGATCGGCGGTGCCGGATACGCGTTGAATCTGTATAGCAGCTACATGAATGTCTATGATAAAAGCATTTTGCTGGCTGCCGTGGGGGTGTTTTCCGTGCTCGGCTGGAACTGGAAACCCATCCGCCCCCTGATGATTGCAGTGGCGGTGTTGAGCCTGTTTGCCATCTCGGACTACCACGGCGATCTCGCCCGTGCCAATCAGGCGTTTTTCCTGAAGTACCTGTTTGCCAGCCAGTCCGCCATCATGTGGATGAGCGCACTGTTCGTCATGGCCACTTTGAGCTACTGGATCAGCCTGGCATCACGCTCTGAATTCGCCGCCAGGGTCGGCAGCGGACTTAGCTGGGCCGCCATCCTGATGGGTCTGGTCGGCATGATGGTGCGCTGGTATGAATCCTATCTGATCAGCCCGGATGTGGGCCACATCCCCATTTCCAACCTGTACGAAGTTTTCATCCTGTTTTCCATCATTACCGCACTCCTTTATCTGCACTACGAACGCCTCTATAACAACCGTCAACTGGGCGCTTTCGTGTTGCCCGTGATCAGTGCGGCGGTAGGGTTTTTACTGTGGTACGCGTTTGACCGCCAGGCACAGGAAATCCAGCCGCTGGTGCCGGCGCTGCAATCCTACTGGATGAAAATCCATGTCCCCGCCAATTTCATCGGCTATGGTTCATTTTCGCTTGCTGCCATGGTGGGTATTGCGTACCTGCTCGCGTCCAAGGGCATACTCGCCTCGCGTTTGCCGAAACTGGAAGTGCTTGATGATGTCATGTACAAATCCATCGCCGTTGGTTTTGGCTTTTTCACCGTTGCCACCATTCTCGGTTCCCTGTGGGCAGCGGAGGCCTGGGGCGGCTACTGGTCATGGGACCCCAAGGAAACCTGGGCACTCATTGTCTGGCTCAACTACGCCGCCTGGCTGCATATCCGTCTGGTGAAAGGCCTGCGCGGCCCGATGCTGGCCTGGTGGGCGGTGGTCGGCCTGTTCGTTACCCTGTTCGCCTTCCTCGGCGTGAACATGTTCCTGTCGGGCCTGCATTCCTACGGCACGCTCTGA
- a CDS encoding IS5 family transposase → MKQTTLNLDLSLKRTRKREFLEQMEHVVPWAALVKLIAPHYPQGNNGRPPFPLETMLRIHFMQQWFSLSDPGMEEAFFDIPLYREFAQLEDYARLPDESTILRFRHRLEHHQLAEQILATVNQLLIQQGLLLKVGSVVDATLIPAPTSTKNKDKTRDPEMHSSKKGNQWYFGMKAHIGADADSGLVHTVRGTAGHVHDVIEANGLLHGEETEVYGDAGYQGAAKRPDAKASINWHIAMRPGKRRALDKDKPIDALIDQLEKLKAGIRAKVEHPFRVIKRQFGFAKVRYKGLKKNTAQLITLFALSNLWMARHKLRALPG, encoded by the coding sequence ATGAAACAAACCACCCTGAATCTAGACCTCAGTCTCAAGCGCACGCGCAAGCGTGAATTTCTCGAGCAGATGGAACACGTCGTACCGTGGGCAGCGCTGGTCAAGCTGATTGCCCCGCACTACCCCCAAGGCAACAACGGGCGTCCGCCGTTCCCGCTCGAAACCATGTTGCGCATCCACTTCATGCAGCAATGGTTCAGCCTGTCCGATCCGGGCATGGAAGAAGCCTTCTTCGACATCCCGCTGTACCGCGAATTTGCCCAACTCGAAGACTATGCCCGCCTGCCTGACGAGAGCACCATCCTGCGCTTTCGCCACCGGCTCGAGCACCACCAGCTGGCCGAACAGATTCTCGCCACCGTCAATCAGCTGCTGATCCAGCAAGGCCTGCTGCTCAAAGTCGGCAGCGTGGTGGACGCCACCCTGATCCCGGCGCCCACCTCGACCAAGAACAAAGACAAGACCCGCGACCCCGAAATGCATTCCAGCAAAAAAGGCAATCAATGGTACTTCGGCATGAAAGCCCACATTGGTGCGGATGCCGATTCCGGACTGGTGCATACCGTGCGCGGCACGGCTGGCCATGTGCATGACGTGATCGAAGCCAATGGGCTGTTGCATGGCGAGGAAACAGAAGTGTATGGCGATGCCGGTTACCAGGGTGCCGCCAAACGCCCGGACGCCAAAGCGAGTATCAACTGGCACATCGCCATGCGCCCGGGCAAGCGCCGGGCGCTGGACAAGGACAAACCCATTGATGCATTGATCGACCAGTTGGAGAAACTCAAGGCGGGTATCCGCGCCAAGGTAGAGCACCCGTTCCGGGTGATCAAGCGCCAGTTCGGATTCGCCAAGGTGCGCTACAAAGGATTGAAGAAGAATACGGCCCAGCTCATCACCCTGTTTGCGCTATCCAATCTGTGGATGGCGCGGCACAAACTGAGGGCACTACCGGGATGA
- a CDS encoding SPRY domain-containing protein → MKTKILAFAALALLASSALAATPTYLYRLYSPGVKGATAVDNLLPTASSVFATWNPADKGTAMILSPGNLTAVGNGSAFASVRATQSESSGKWYWESTITGANATNYGYIMTAGTSTFDLNAYLGTSSTGNYFGWYPPQTPSYSSSWPGTTVAAPPGGVNYPVGTTFMMAMDMDNHALYVGVNGTWNGGGVPTSGAAKTGAAVTGLSGTVFPAINVVTTQSTSNFGATAFKYAVPTGYHAGVFQ, encoded by the coding sequence ATGAAAACCAAAATTCTCGCCTTCGCTGCACTAGCTTTACTGGCTAGCAGTGCTCTCGCCGCCACCCCCACCTACTTGTATAGGCTGTACAGCCCAGGCGTTAAAGGTGCCACTGCCGTCGACAACCTCCTGCCCACAGCAAGCAGCGTATTCGCTACCTGGAATCCGGCGGACAAGGGGACCGCTATGATACTGAGCCCTGGCAATCTAACTGCCGTTGGTAATGGGTCAGCCTTCGCCTCTGTCAGGGCAACACAGAGTGAGTCCTCCGGTAAGTGGTACTGGGAGAGCACTATCACCGGTGCCAATGCCACAAACTATGGCTACATTATGACCGCAGGCACCAGCACTTTTGATTTGAATGCATATCTGGGCACAAGTAGCACCGGCAACTACTTTGGGTGGTACCCCCCTCAAACCCCATCCTATAGTTCAAGCTGGCCCGGCACTACGGTCGCTGCTCCTCCCGGAGGTGTGAACTATCCGGTAGGCACGACCTTTATGATGGCAATGGACATGGACAACCATGCACTGTACGTGGGGGTGAATGGCACTTGGAACGGGGGCGGGGTGCCTACCTCGGGCGCAGCTAAAACAGGGGCTGCGGTAACAGGGCTTTCCGGAACGGTGTTCCCGGCAATAAATGTCGTCACAACTCAGAGCACCTCGAACTTTGGTGCCACCGCCTTCAAGTACGCAGTTCCAACGGGCTATCACGCTGGCGTTTTCCAGTAA
- a CDS encoding c-type cytochrome — MKYTMALAALAAFTAFSPAQAEVTSKGDPAKAQQLVTSVCAACHGADGNSMAPANPSLAGQHAEYITKQLMNFKSGERKNAIMQGIVSSNNLTPDDMKNLGAYFAAQTPKPGSAKNKALALEGEKIFKGGNASSGVPACAACHGPTGAGIPVQFPRLASQHSEYILSQLNNFRTGERANDGGKMMRIIAAKLTDQEMKAVAEYISGLH, encoded by the coding sequence ATGAAATACACCATGGCGCTTGCGGCGCTTGCCGCATTCACTGCGTTCTCCCCGGCTCAGGCTGAAGTCACATCCAAAGGTGACCCAGCCAAAGCTCAACAGCTGGTGACATCGGTTTGCGCAGCCTGCCACGGTGCAGACGGCAACAGCATGGCGCCGGCCAACCCGAGTCTGGCTGGCCAACACGCCGAGTATATCACCAAGCAACTGATGAACTTTAAGTCTGGCGAGCGCAAGAACGCGATCATGCAAGGCATAGTCAGCTCTAACAACCTGACCCCGGACGACATGAAAAACCTGGGCGCATATTTTGCTGCACAGACGCCCAAACCGGGCAGCGCAAAAAACAAGGCGCTGGCGCTGGAAGGCGAAAAAATCTTCAAGGGCGGCAACGCCAGTAGCGGCGTACCCGCCTGTGCTGCATGTCACGGCCCCACCGGGGCCGGCATTCCAGTTCAATTTCCGCGTCTGGCCAGCCAGCACAGTGAATACATCCTGTCTCAGCTGAACAACTTCCGCACCGGCGAACGCGCCAACGACGGCGGCAAAATGATGCGCATCATCGCCGCCAAATTGACTGACCAGGAAATGAAAGCGGTTGCCGAATACATCTCCGGCCTGCATTAA